CGTCGGCCGACAGCTCCAGCGTCCCCGCGCCGGCGACGCCCTGGAGCGAGGCCATCGACCCTCCGCTGCCAGCGGGCGCCGCGCCCCGGACCGACGTACAGCGAGTGTCCCTGCACCCCGTGGATGCCGCCGTCCATCAGCGCGACGTCCGCACCGTCCATGACTACGTCGCCAAAGTAGGACGTCTTCACGCAGTCGTCGTTCGGGTCGTCCGCCACCGGCGCCGGACCCATTGTACACCGCGCTCGCGGGCGGGTTCGGCGCGAGACGGGCCGACGGCACTCGCGTCAGCGTCTCGCGTCAGCGCCTCGCGTCGCCGAGAAAGTCGGCGAGCGCGCGGGCGAGCTCCGCGGGGCGGTGGCGCATCATCATGTGGCCGGCGCCGGCGAGTTCGACGCGCCGCCGGTTGGCGAAGCACGCATACCGCCGCTCGAGGTCGTCCGGAGCGAGGCGAAACGCCGATTCCGCGCCCTCGACGAGCAGCACCGGGCACGCGATCTGGCGCCAGAATTCGGCCGCCGTGGCGACGCGGAACGGATAGGGCCCGCGCGTGACGTGCAGCGGGTCGTGTTTGAACCGGTAGCGACCGTCGTCGCCCCGGGCGGTTCCCTTCGCGGCGAGGAACCGGGCCAGCGGCTCGTCGAGCAGCGGGTCGTGCGCCCGCAGCCTGCGCGCCGCCTCGTCGATCGTCGCGTAGCCGGGGTGCGCGCGCGCACGCACGCGCGCGACGCCCGCGAGCCACTGCCGCACGCGCTCGGGCGCACTGTCGGCGGATTCCGGCGGGCCGACGCCCTCGAGCAGCGCGAGCCGGTCGACCGCGTCGGGGAACGCGCCGGTATAGTAGCTCGCGATGCTGCCGCCCATCGAGTGGCCGACGAGCGACAGCCGCGCGCGCCGTACCGCCGGCAACAGCGCGTGCAGGTCGGCCACATAGTCGAGGAAATGGTAGTAGCCGCCGGCGCCGACGCGGTCGCTGTCGCCGTGCCCGCGCATGTCGGGAGCGACCACGTGAAAGCGACCGGCGAGGCCCGCATCGACGACCGGCGCCCAACTCCACGCGAGGTCGAGGAAGCCGTGCACCAGGACGACCGTGTGGTCGAGGCTCGCGTCACCGGCGCCCCACTCCAGGACGTGCAGGGTCAGGCCGGTGTCCAACGGGATTCGGCGCGACAGCGGCTCGGCCACCGGCTCACTCGGCCTCGATCCGATACACGACGCCGCGGTCGAGCGCGGTGACGTACAGCTCACCGTAGGCGTCCTCGCCGAAGCTCGACAGCTCGTTCGCGAG
This Deltaproteobacteria bacterium DNA region includes the following protein-coding sequences:
- a CDS encoding alpha/beta hydrolase — its product is MSCTSPRSTAASCIGSRPSEPVAEPLSRRIPLDTGLTLHVLEWGAGDASLDHTVVLVHGFLDLAWSWAPVVDAGLAGRFHVVAPDMRGHGDSDRVGAGGYYHFLDYVADLHALLPAVRRARLSLVGHSMGGSIASYYTGAFPDAVDRLALLEGVGPPESADSAPERVRQWLAGVARVRARAHPGYATIDEAARRLRAHDPLLDEPLARFLAAKGTARGDDGRYRFKHDPLHVTRGPYPFRVATAAEFWRQIACPVLLVEGAESAFRLAPDDLERRYACFANRRRVELAGAGHMMMRHRPAELARALADFLGDARR